From the genome of Pseudomonas yamanorum, one region includes:
- a CDS encoding TonB-dependent receptor — translation MSLSSLWRLTPLATALLITSQANALELQPQVITGNPLGSETLASPTTVLEGDDLTLQQKGSLGETLNKQPGVSSSYFGPGASRPIIRGQDGDRIRVLRNGVGALDASSLSYDHAVPLDPVNVDRIEIVRGPAALLYGGSAIGGVVNTFDNRIPTEAIEGIHGAGELRYGGADTTRSSAGKLEAGNGTFALHLDASAREFNDLKIPGFARSRHAPESEDGEGKNGRLGNSSGRQDGGSVGGSYTWDDGYAGLSYSNYDSNYGSPAEQDVRIRMKQDHYAFASEIRNLQGPFTSVKLDAGYTDYKHMEIEGGETGTTFKNKGYEARVEARHLPIGPFNGVVGAQVSRNEFSALGEEAFVPQTDTNAGALFILEEMQATERLKLSLGGRLEHTNVDPDGKGNARFANANKSADFTAGSLSSGAVYTLTPIWSLAATLGYTERAPTFYELYANGAHVATGTYELGDANLSKEKAVSSDLALRFDNGTHKGSFGVFYSHFSNYIGLLGSGRTLNDEGEEDAGGIPEYKYSGVRARFAGFEAQDHIKLGEGAYGKFALELSGDYTRATNLDTGEALPRIAPLRLNSGLLWELDRWQARIDVEHAAGQGRVPDNESGTDGYTTLGASAGYRFNVGGSQWLAFVNGENLTNQTVRYASSILRDIAPAPGRSVQVGLRTTF, via the coding sequence ATGTCCCTCTCTTCTCTCTGGCGCCTCACCCCGCTGGCCACCGCCCTGTTGATCACCTCCCAGGCCAACGCCCTGGAGCTGCAACCCCAAGTCATCACCGGCAACCCGTTGGGCAGCGAAACCCTCGCCTCGCCCACCACCGTGCTCGAAGGCGATGACCTGACCCTGCAACAAAAAGGCAGCCTGGGTGAAACCCTGAACAAGCAGCCCGGCGTGTCGTCGTCGTACTTCGGCCCGGGGGCCAGCCGGCCGATCATCCGTGGCCAGGATGGCGACCGCATTCGCGTCCTGCGCAATGGTGTGGGCGCGCTGGATGCCTCGTCGCTGTCCTATGACCACGCCGTGCCGCTGGACCCGGTCAACGTCGACCGCATCGAAATCGTACGCGGCCCGGCCGCCCTGCTCTACGGCGGCAGTGCCATCGGCGGCGTGGTGAATACCTTCGACAACCGCATCCCCACCGAAGCCATCGAAGGCATCCATGGTGCCGGTGAGTTGCGCTACGGCGGCGCCGACACCACCCGCAGCAGCGCCGGCAAACTGGAAGCCGGCAACGGCACCTTCGCCTTGCACCTGGACGCCAGTGCCCGGGAATTCAACGACCTGAAAATCCCCGGCTTCGCCCGCAGCCGCCACGCGCCGGAAAGCGAAGACGGTGAAGGCAAGAACGGCCGCCTGGGCAACAGCAGCGGGCGCCAGGATGGCGGCTCGGTCGGCGGTTCCTACACCTGGGACGATGGTTACGCCGGGCTGTCCTACAGCAACTACGACAGCAACTACGGCTCCCCGGCCGAGCAGGACGTGCGCATCCGCATGAAGCAGGATCACTACGCCTTTGCGTCCGAGATCCGCAACCTGCAAGGCCCGTTCACCTCGGTGAAACTCGACGCCGGCTACACCGACTACAAGCACATGGAAATCGAAGGCGGCGAGACCGGCACCACCTTCAAGAACAAGGGCTATGAAGCGCGGGTTGAAGCGCGGCACCTGCCGATCGGGCCATTCAACGGCGTGGTGGGCGCGCAAGTCAGCCGCAACGAATTCTCGGCGCTGGGTGAAGAAGCGTTCGTACCGCAGACCGACACCAACGCCGGCGCGCTGTTTATCCTCGAAGAAATGCAGGCCACCGAGCGCCTCAAGCTGAGCCTCGGCGGGCGCCTGGAACACACCAACGTCGACCCCGACGGCAAAGGCAACGCGCGCTTTGCCAATGCCAACAAGTCCGCCGACTTCACCGCCGGCAGCCTGTCGTCTGGCGCGGTGTACACCCTCACGCCAATCTGGTCCCTGGCCGCCACCCTCGGCTACACCGAACGCGCCCCGACGTTCTACGAGCTGTATGCCAACGGCGCTCACGTCGCCACCGGCACCTATGAACTGGGCGACGCCAACCTGTCGAAAGAAAAAGCGGTGTCCAGCGACCTGGCGCTGCGCTTTGACAACGGCACCCACAAGGGCAGCTTCGGCGTGTTCTACAGCCACTTCTCCAACTACATCGGCCTGCTGGGCAGCGGTCGCACCCTGAATGACGAAGGCGAGGAAGATGCCGGCGGCATTCCTGAGTACAAATACTCCGGCGTGCGTGCGCGTTTCGCAGGGTTTGAAGCCCAGGATCACATCAAGCTGGGGGAAGGTGCCTACGGCAAGTTCGCGTTGGAACTGTCCGGCGACTACACCCGCGCGACCAACCTGGACACGGGTGAAGCCTTGCCACGGATTGCGCCGTTGCGTTTGAACAGCGGCTTGCTGTGGGAACTGGATCGCTGGCAGGCGCGGATTGACGTTGAACACGCGGCGGGCCAGGGCCGGGTGCCGGATAACGAAAGCGGCACCGATGGCTACACCACCCTGGGCGCCAGCGCCGGCTACCGCTTCAATGTCGGCGGCAGCCAGTGGCTGGCGTTCGTCAACGGCGAGAACCTGACGAACCAGACCGTGCGCTACGCCAGTTCGATCCTGCGGGACATCGCCCCGGCGCCGGGGCGGAGTGTGCAGGTTGGCTTGCGCACCACCTTCTAA
- a CDS encoding VF530 family protein: MTATNKDPLHGVTLEQVLTALVAHYQWEGLAERINIRCFSSDPSIKSSLSFLRKTPWAREKVEGLYVKLMRTKRPVED; this comes from the coding sequence ATGACCGCGACAAACAAAGACCCACTGCACGGCGTCACCCTGGAACAGGTCCTCACCGCGCTGGTGGCGCATTACCAATGGGAAGGCCTGGCCGAGCGCATCAATATCCGCTGTTTTTCCAGTGACCCAAGCATCAAGTCGAGCCTGTCGTTCCTGCGCAAGACACCGTGGGCGCGGGAGAAGGTCGAAGGTTTGTACGTGAAGTTGATGCGCACCAAGCGACCGGTCGAGGACTGA
- a CDS encoding Pr6Pr family membrane protein produces the protein MKRHLIGLAALGGWAGLALQQYIIFYFRWIEGASLLPGLVNFFSFFTVLTNTLVAVVLTHAWVQRPTAASRFFLGPVVSSGIAVSIVVVSLAYSLLLRHMWQPAGVQFVADELLHDVMPLVFVAYWWWCVPKGSLRLKHIGLWVIYPVVYFAYALLRGYVWGLYQYPFIDVDRLGYPQVFINAGGILAGFVLIALVVVGLDKIIKPRT, from the coding sequence GTGAAACGTCACCTTATCGGCCTCGCAGCCCTCGGCGGTTGGGCCGGCCTGGCGCTGCAGCAGTACATTATTTTCTACTTCCGCTGGATCGAGGGCGCCAGCCTGTTGCCGGGCCTGGTGAATTTCTTCAGCTTCTTCACCGTGCTCACCAACACCCTGGTAGCGGTAGTGTTGACCCACGCCTGGGTGCAACGGCCAACCGCGGCGAGCCGGTTTTTCCTCGGGCCTGTGGTCAGCAGCGGGATTGCCGTGAGTATTGTGGTGGTCAGCCTCGCGTACAGCCTGTTGCTGCGGCACATGTGGCAGCCCGCGGGGGTGCAGTTTGTGGCGGACGAACTGCTGCACGACGTGATGCCGTTGGTGTTTGTCGCCTATTGGTGGTGGTGCGTGCCCAAGGGCAGCTTGCGCCTCAAGCACATCGGGCTGTGGGTGATTTACCCGGTGGTGTACTTCGCGTACGCGTTGTTGCGAGGGTATGTGTGGGGTCTGTATCAGTACCCGTTCATTGACGTGGACAGGCTGGGTTATCCACAGGTGTTCATCAATGCCGGGGGAATTCTGGCGGGGTTTGTGCTGATTGCTTTGGTGGTGGTGGGGCTGGATAAAATCATCAAGCCCCGCACCTGA
- a CDS encoding siderophore-interacting protein codes for MNTQAIHRVTHEIKRRRLEVLRVVDITPRMRRITLGGPELAGFISLGSDDHIKLLFPQNAAEQAALDSPDFNLRGDGPQPAMRDYTPRRYDLDIGELDIDFVLHGDGPASTWAEQAKVGQHLHIGGPRGSMIVPDIFDSYLLIGDETAIPAIARRLDELPAGRKVLAVIEIANAAEQQPLHSAAEVEVIWVVRGQDDLLETVQNLTLPDGSLYSFVATESKLSRQVRRVLLDTHNVNEAFLKAVGYWRAEGSEEE; via the coding sequence ATGAATACCCAAGCCATCCACCGCGTGACCCACGAAATCAAACGCCGCCGCCTCGAAGTCCTGCGAGTGGTCGACATCACCCCGCGCATGCGCCGCATCACCCTGGGCGGGCCGGAACTGGCGGGCTTTATCAGCCTGGGCAGTGACGATCACATCAAGCTGCTGTTCCCGCAGAACGCCGCCGAACAAGCGGCGCTGGACAGCCCCGACTTCAACCTGCGCGGCGATGGCCCACAACCGGCCATGCGCGACTACACCCCACGCCGGTACGACCTGGACATCGGCGAGCTGGACATCGACTTCGTGCTGCACGGCGATGGCCCTGCCTCCACCTGGGCCGAGCAGGCCAAGGTCGGCCAGCACCTGCACATCGGCGGGCCCCGTGGCTCAATGATCGTGCCGGATATCTTCGACAGCTACCTGTTGATCGGCGATGAAACCGCGATCCCGGCCATCGCCCGGCGCCTGGACGAATTGCCGGCGGGGCGCAAGGTATTGGCGGTGATCGAGATCGCCAATGCGGCGGAACAGCAGCCGCTGCACAGCGCCGCCGAGGTGGAAGTGATCTGGGTGGTGCGCGGCCAGGATGACCTGCTCGAGACGGTGCAGAACCTGACGCTGCCGGACGGTTCGCTGTACAGCTTCGTCGCCACCGAAAGCAAACTGTCACGCCAGGTGCGGCGGGTGCTGCTGGACACGCACAATGTCAATGAGGCGTTCCTCAAGGCGGTTGGTTACTGGCGCGCGGAAGGCAGCGAAGAAGAGTGA
- a CDS encoding PadR family transcriptional regulator, whose amino-acid sequence MRDHHSHRDPGDSRDGFDKRPGRERGGRGPRVFAPGDLKLLLPALIAEQPCHGYDLIRRIETLFDGAYSPSPGVIYPTLTFLEESELITGDADDGKKRYTITDAGRLFLSEQAVALEGIRMRMDVSKRSLRGQDRPPEIHEAVHNLRHALHSHHGRWSPEEIVRVAALLNSTAQAIADGKAQ is encoded by the coding sequence ATGAGAGACCATCATTCACACCGCGACCCCGGTGACAGCCGCGACGGCTTCGACAAACGTCCAGGCCGAGAGCGCGGCGGCCGTGGCCCACGGGTCTTCGCCCCCGGCGACCTGAAACTGCTGCTGCCGGCACTGATCGCCGAACAGCCGTGCCATGGCTACGACCTGATTCGCCGGATCGAGACCCTGTTCGACGGCGCCTACAGCCCCAGCCCCGGCGTGATCTACCCCACGCTGACCTTTCTCGAAGAAAGCGAATTGATTACCGGCGACGCCGATGACGGAAAAAAACGCTACACAATCACCGACGCCGGTCGTCTCTTCTTAAGCGAACAGGCGGTTGCCCTCGAAGGTATTCGCATGCGCATGGATGTGAGCAAACGTTCGCTGCGCGGCCAGGACCGTCCGCCGGAAATCCACGAGGCGGTGCATAACCTGCGTCACGCCTTGCATTCGCACCACGGGCGCTGGAGCCCGGAAGAAATCGTTCGTGTCGCGGCGCTGCTCAACAGCACCGCCCAAGCCATTGCCGACGGGAAAGCCCAATGA
- a CDS encoding fimbrial protein, with amino-acid sequence MKTKVKAALLTVGLLAGSISVANAADGTITFTGSVHSGACSIKPESVDQSVALGAIAKHQLQSGGKSTARPVTIELEGCDLSGLTDNTVTTTFTGAPSSVVPGGIGTVGSAGGIGIMMTHGGKAIELGVPTTPQAIVAGNNTLQFGAYVQGQATGDIVPGDFSAVTNFTLAYQ; translated from the coding sequence ATGAAGACTAAAGTAAAAGCTGCGCTGTTGACTGTCGGCCTGTTGGCGGGTTCGATCTCTGTTGCTAATGCGGCGGACGGGACGATTACATTTACCGGTTCGGTCCATTCGGGTGCTTGCTCTATCAAGCCTGAGTCTGTGGATCAGTCAGTTGCACTTGGCGCTATTGCAAAGCATCAGTTGCAATCCGGCGGCAAGTCCACCGCCCGCCCCGTGACTATCGAACTTGAAGGTTGCGACCTGTCTGGCCTCACCGATAACACCGTGACCACTACCTTCACCGGTGCGCCGTCCAGCGTTGTGCCTGGCGGCATCGGCACGGTCGGTAGCGCGGGCGGCATCGGCATCATGATGACCCACGGCGGCAAAGCGATTGAGCTGGGCGTGCCAACCACTCCGCAGGCCATTGTTGCCGGTAATAACACCCTGCAGTTCGGCGCCTACGTACAAGGCCAGGCGACAGGCGACATCGTTCCTGGTGATTTCAGCGCGGTCACCAACTTCACCTTGGCTTATCAGTAA
- a CDS encoding fimbrial protein, translating into MKTFISLAIASSLTLFISPCDAAQTRVQGDGLVTLGGEIIDSACGLEAVTADQTIDMPPEPIGRLLREGAGQMQPFQLRLVNCTVTRPDPLRPGETLPDWEHLRVTFDGPSDMGGRSFAAFGASQGVAFHIEDAAGQVSVPGVPMALLPVVDGDMTLHYRLRLVGNGVPLLAGAHRAAVRFKLEYF; encoded by the coding sequence GTGAAAACATTCATAAGTCTCGCTATTGCCTCTTCATTGACGCTGTTCATCAGTCCTTGTGATGCCGCGCAGACGCGTGTGCAAGGCGATGGGCTCGTCACGCTGGGAGGCGAGATCATCGACTCGGCCTGCGGGCTGGAAGCGGTCACTGCCGATCAGACCATCGACATGCCTCCCGAACCCATCGGCCGCCTGTTGCGAGAGGGCGCGGGGCAAATGCAGCCGTTCCAGCTACGGCTGGTCAATTGCACGGTGACCCGTCCCGACCCGTTGCGCCCCGGCGAAACGCTGCCGGACTGGGAGCATCTTCGCGTGACGTTCGACGGGCCCAGCGATATGGGCGGGCGCTCCTTTGCAGCCTTTGGTGCCTCGCAGGGGGTTGCTTTCCATATTGAGGACGCAGCTGGCCAGGTGAGTGTGCCGGGAGTGCCGATGGCGTTGCTGCCGGTGGTTGATGGCGACATGACGCTTCATTACAGGCTCCGCCTGGTGGGCAACGGAGTGCCGCTGTTGGCAGGGGCTCACCGCGCGGCAGTGCGGTTCAAGTTGGAATACTTCTGA
- a CDS encoding outer membrane usher protein yields MLNTSKVMNTLRPSLFGGLISLAGTAMGAGDIEFNTDVLDLIDRSNIDLSQFARSGFILPGTYSMVVQLNTQPISEQSVAFFHPDDDPKGSAPCLSRELVEQLGLKASGADQLKWWKGGQCLDVTGLPGMQVSADLGTSTLDINLPQAYLEYSAINWDPPSRWDEGVPGLLVDYNMTAQSSYRKSNGTRNDLSGNGTLGANAGAWRLRADWQGRVEKDREAQASRQKLEWSRYYAYRAVPALKARLVVGEDYLYSDLFDSFRFTGAGLKSDESQLPPNLRGYAPEVVGVARTNAKVVISQQGRVLYETLVAAGPFRIQDLNDAVSGTLDVRVEEQDGSVQKFQLDTAGVPYLTRPGQVRYKLSAGRPSNLQYESRGDFFGTGEFSWGISNGWSLLGGAITDNNYRALSVGAGRDLLAFGAVSLDVTQSRASLWNQTLSGKSYRLQYSKNFEEYDSQVTFAGYRFSEKNYLSMSQYLDARHYGLNGELGGRGVFDENGNFIEHWKPIGGNKALYTVTVNKQFRDLNTTVYASYNKQTYWNRPDTQRWNLSASRYFNVGSVRNMSLSLNLYRTHEYQYKDNGAALTVSLPLGPTGTLSMDANRAGGKNSFTTRYADRLDERNSYQLSASDTSASGYLSHIGDQADIDLSATTQQGNNRTLSASVRGGGTLTPYGGALHRTTSTGGTRLLVDTAGVPDVPVRGYGTPTRSNAFGKAVISDITSYQRTAASVDLEKLPSDVEATQSVTQLTLTEGAIGYRSLEVISGQKAMAILRLPDGSAPPFGATVKNRKQQDTGVVNDGGDVYLSGIQAGEQMIVSWGGTERCVLTLPVELPADAFTDALQLRCQTVAVDQASPEPATLTGQRNTMENPSS; encoded by the coding sequence ATGTTGAATACGTCGAAAGTCATGAATACGCTGCGCCCCAGCCTCTTTGGCGGGTTGATATCACTGGCTGGAACTGCAATGGGCGCCGGGGATATTGAGTTTAATACCGACGTTCTTGATCTGATTGATCGCTCCAATATTGACCTGTCTCAGTTTGCACGCAGTGGGTTTATCTTGCCTGGCACCTACTCGATGGTGGTCCAGCTCAATACCCAGCCTATATCTGAACAATCGGTGGCGTTCTTTCACCCCGATGATGACCCCAAAGGCAGTGCGCCCTGTTTATCGCGTGAGCTTGTCGAGCAACTGGGCCTCAAGGCGTCCGGCGCTGACCAGCTCAAGTGGTGGAAAGGCGGGCAGTGCCTGGATGTCACGGGCTTGCCCGGCATGCAAGTCAGTGCCGACTTGGGCACCTCCACCCTGGACATCAACCTTCCCCAGGCCTACCTGGAATACAGCGCCATCAACTGGGACCCGCCGTCACGTTGGGATGAGGGGGTGCCGGGGTTGCTGGTCGACTACAACATGACGGCGCAGTCCAGCTACCGGAAAAGTAACGGTACGCGCAATGACCTCAGCGGTAACGGCACACTCGGCGCCAATGCCGGGGCCTGGCGCCTGAGGGCGGATTGGCAAGGGCGTGTCGAGAAAGACCGCGAGGCCCAGGCCAGTCGGCAAAAACTGGAATGGAGCCGCTATTACGCGTATCGCGCCGTTCCTGCGCTGAAGGCACGCCTGGTGGTGGGCGAGGACTACCTGTATTCGGACCTGTTCGACAGCTTCCGCTTTACCGGTGCCGGGCTCAAGTCAGACGAAAGCCAGCTGCCGCCCAACCTGCGGGGCTATGCACCGGAAGTGGTCGGGGTGGCCAGGACCAATGCAAAGGTTGTCATCAGCCAGCAGGGGCGTGTGCTCTATGAAACGCTGGTGGCGGCAGGCCCTTTTCGTATCCAGGACCTTAATGACGCCGTGTCCGGCACCCTGGATGTGCGGGTCGAAGAGCAGGACGGTTCGGTGCAGAAGTTCCAGCTCGATACGGCAGGCGTTCCCTACCTGACGCGTCCCGGGCAGGTTCGTTACAAGCTGTCTGCCGGGCGACCGTCCAACCTGCAGTACGAATCCCGCGGTGATTTTTTTGGCACCGGCGAGTTCTCCTGGGGGATCAGCAATGGTTGGTCGCTGCTGGGTGGTGCGATAACGGATAACAACTACCGTGCGTTGTCGGTGGGCGCGGGCCGGGATTTGCTGGCGTTCGGCGCCGTTTCTCTGGACGTCACCCAGTCTCGCGCCAGCCTGTGGAACCAGACACTCTCGGGTAAATCCTACCGCCTTCAATATTCCAAGAACTTTGAAGAGTACGACAGCCAGGTCACCTTTGCCGGTTACCGGTTTTCCGAGAAGAACTACTTGAGCATGAGCCAATACCTGGATGCTCGGCACTACGGGTTGAACGGTGAGCTGGGCGGACGCGGCGTGTTCGATGAAAACGGTAACTTCATTGAACACTGGAAACCCATTGGCGGTAACAAGGCGCTTTATACGGTGACGGTGAACAAGCAGTTTCGCGATCTGAACACCACGGTGTATGCCAGCTATAACAAACAAACGTATTGGAACCGGCCGGACACCCAGCGCTGGAACCTGTCGGCGTCTCGTTACTTCAACGTGGGTTCTGTCAGGAACATGAGCCTGTCGCTGAATTTATATCGCACCCATGAATACCAATATAAGGATAACGGAGCAGCGCTGACGGTCAGCCTGCCGTTGGGGCCCACCGGCACCTTGTCGATGGATGCCAACAGGGCCGGCGGCAAAAACAGCTTTACCACGCGCTACGCCGATCGTCTGGATGAACGTAACAGCTACCAGCTCAGTGCCAGCGATACCTCGGCCAGCGGCTACCTGAGCCATATCGGTGACCAGGCCGACATCGACCTCAGCGCCACGACGCAACAAGGCAATAACCGCACCCTCAGCGCATCCGTGCGTGGCGGCGGCACGCTCACGCCTTACGGTGGGGCGCTGCATCGAACCACCAGTACCGGCGGAACCCGCCTGCTGGTCGATACCGCCGGTGTGCCCGATGTGCCCGTGCGGGGTTACGGCACGCCGACCCGCAGCAACGCGTTCGGCAAGGCGGTCATCTCCGACATCACCAGCTACCAGCGTACGGCGGCCAGTGTTGACCTGGAGAAATTGCCCAGCGATGTCGAGGCCACTCAATCCGTGACGCAATTGACCCTCACCGAAGGGGCCATTGGCTACCGATCCCTGGAAGTGATTTCCGGCCAGAAGGCCATGGCGATTCTTCGCCTGCCGGATGGCAGCGCACCGCCCTTCGGCGCCACGGTGAAAAACCGCAAGCAGCAGGACACCGGGGTGGTGAATGACGGCGGGGATGTCTACCTGAGCGGCATTCAGGCCGGCGAGCAGATGATCGTCAGTTGGGGCGGCACCGAGCGCTGCGTCCTGACGCTGCCTGTCGAGTTGCCAGCGGATGCATTCACCGATGCCCTGCAATTGCGCTGCCAGACGGTAGCCGTCGATCAAGCCTCACCCGAGCCAGCCACCCTGACCGGCCAGCGAAACACTATGGAGAATCCATCCTCATGA
- a CDS encoding fimbria/pilus periplasmic chaperone encodes MKHNIRFTYALLLVVLSQSANAAVGLDRTRVIFDGGKDATSVNITNNNPQLPYLAQGWIEDEEGKKITSPLIVLPPVQRLEPGKQSQVKVQALPAAKSLPQDRETVYYFNLREIPPRSDKPNTLQIALQTRIKLFYRPQAITPTQQDLANPWQEKLTLTRQGDHYRVNNPTPYYVTLVDARSSKDGKTIPGFEPVMVAPKGTQALGPTAKELGTTPYLSYVNDYGGRPLLAFTCSGETCKVNTQLSVANQ; translated from the coding sequence ATGAAACACAACATACGTTTTACCTACGCACTGCTGCTGGTGGTCTTGAGCCAGAGCGCCAACGCCGCTGTCGGCCTGGACCGTACCCGCGTGATTTTCGATGGTGGCAAAGATGCAACCAGCGTCAACATCACCAACAACAACCCCCAGTTACCGTACCTGGCCCAGGGCTGGATCGAGGATGAAGAGGGCAAGAAAATCACCTCACCCTTGATCGTGCTGCCACCGGTCCAACGCCTGGAGCCCGGCAAGCAAAGCCAGGTGAAAGTCCAGGCGCTGCCGGCCGCCAAGTCGCTGCCCCAGGATCGGGAGACGGTCTACTACTTCAACCTGCGGGAAATTCCGCCGCGCAGCGACAAGCCCAACACCCTGCAAATCGCGCTGCAAACCCGGATCAAATTGTTTTACCGGCCGCAGGCAATTACCCCCACCCAGCAGGACCTGGCCAACCCGTGGCAGGAAAAACTGACCCTTACCCGGCAAGGCGATCACTACCGGGTGAATAACCCCACGCCTTACTACGTGACCCTGGTGGATGCGCGCAGCAGCAAGGACGGCAAGACCATACCGGGCTTCGAGCCGGTGATGGTCGCGCCCAAAGGCACGCAAGCCCTGGGGCCGACTGCCAAAGAGCTCGGTACCACCCCCTATTTGTCCTACGTGAATGATTACGGTGGCCGTCCGCTGCTGGCGTTCACCTGCAGTGGCGAGACGTGCAAGGTGAACACGCAACTGTCTGTGGCCAATCAGTAG
- a CDS encoding fimbrial protein, whose amino-acid sequence MKLHTVKVLVGLLLALMGPAHAADDEDVEGMVGMLNILGSMHETPCSLEMASLHQTIDLGPVSASQLQRPGDQATSVAFQLLFEDCRRTAGRIASERTGNLTWSAYQPVLSVAFIAPADADDPRLVKVQGITGMGLRLTDSQGRDVQLGSRGEPLFLPLGRNTQTWNVQPTRTPAPLTSGAFRAVVDFRLNYE is encoded by the coding sequence ATGAAGTTGCACACAGTGAAGGTCTTGGTCGGTCTGTTGCTGGCCCTGATGGGGCCGGCGCACGCCGCGGATGACGAGGATGTGGAGGGCATGGTCGGGATGCTCAACATTCTCGGGTCCATGCACGAAACCCCCTGCAGCCTGGAGATGGCATCCCTGCACCAGACGATTGACCTGGGCCCGGTATCGGCCAGCCAGTTGCAACGGCCGGGTGACCAGGCGACCTCCGTGGCCTTTCAACTGCTGTTCGAGGATTGTCGGCGCACTGCCGGCCGCATCGCCAGTGAGCGCACGGGAAACCTGACATGGAGCGCCTATCAACCGGTGCTGTCGGTCGCGTTCATTGCGCCGGCCGATGCCGATGATCCACGGCTGGTCAAGGTGCAAGGCATCACCGGGATGGGCCTGCGCCTGACCGATTCCCAGGGGCGCGATGTACAGCTGGGTTCAAGGGGCGAGCCGTTGTTCTTGCCCTTGGGCCGCAACACGCAGACCTGGAACGTCCAGCCCACGCGCACGCCGGCACCCCTGACCAGCGGTGCATTCCGGGCCGTGGTGGATTTCAGGCTCAATTATGAGTAA
- a CDS encoding fimbrial protein — MTRLTGPRAIFIGAGLLWAVSQGVQADTNLTIRAVIIAPPPCVINSGGTLNVPFGNDLLTSRIDGVNYRRDVPYTVTCSPPVYSNAMTLELKGAAAGFDNKVLSTPKTDLGIKLFANGVDWPLNTPLRFTHPTFPAVQAVPVKRAGSTLTGGAFATAATLVIEYQ, encoded by the coding sequence ATGACCAGGTTAACCGGCCCGCGGGCCATTTTTATCGGTGCGGGACTGCTGTGGGCGGTCAGCCAGGGCGTGCAGGCCGATACCAACCTGACGATCCGCGCGGTGATCATCGCGCCGCCGCCATGCGTGATTAACAGCGGTGGCACGCTGAATGTGCCGTTCGGCAATGACCTGCTGACGTCGCGGATTGATGGCGTGAATTATCGACGGGACGTGCCGTATACCGTCACCTGCAGTCCCCCCGTTTACAGCAACGCGATGACCCTGGAACTCAAGGGCGCGGCGGCCGGGTTTGATAACAAAGTGCTCTCGACCCCCAAGACCGACCTGGGTATCAAGCTATTCGCCAATGGGGTGGACTGGCCGCTGAACACGCCGCTCAGGTTTACCCATCCGACCTTTCCAGCCGTGCAGGCAGTGCCGGTGAAGCGCGCGGGCAGCACGTTGACCGGAGGGGCCTTTGCGACCGCCGCCACCCTGGTGATCGAGTACCAATGA
- a CDS encoding fimbrial protein, with translation MTSWPQRALLALCSIGFCSGASANLTFNGTLNEPPPCTIDSGSTIEVDFGDVGTKRIDGVKYRKAVGYTIRCGASTLPWLLKLSVKGTETTFDNAALQTTAPDLGIRLYQNNAPFRLNTPLDISLAAPPTLEVVPVKRPGSVLKAQGFTAVATLLAEYQ, from the coding sequence ATGACAAGTTGGCCGCAGCGAGCGTTGCTCGCCTTGTGTTCCATCGGCTTTTGCAGTGGTGCGTCGGCCAACCTGACGTTCAACGGAACGCTGAACGAGCCGCCGCCCTGCACGATTGATTCGGGCAGCACGATTGAAGTCGATTTCGGGGATGTCGGCACCAAGCGTATCGATGGCGTGAAATACCGCAAGGCCGTCGGCTACACCATCCGCTGCGGCGCCTCCACGCTGCCGTGGTTGTTGAAGCTGAGCGTCAAGGGCACAGAGACGACTTTTGATAACGCCGCCCTGCAGACCACTGCGCCTGACCTGGGGATTCGGCTGTATCAGAACAACGCGCCGTTTCGCCTCAACACGCCGCTGGACATCAGCCTGGCGGCACCGCCGACATTGGAAGTGGTGCCGGTCAAACGGCCGGGTTCGGTCCTGAAGGCCCAAGGGTTCACGGCGGTGGCCACGCTGTTGGCTGAATACCAGTAG